In a single window of the Candidatus Tisiphia endosymbiont of Nemotelus nigrinus genome:
- a CDS encoding IS3 family transposase, with amino-acid sequence MKKQVRQYSVEEKSKIVIETIKGELTIAQITSKYGVHATQISNWKKQGLELLVQGFKSKTQSADPNQQELIKNLYEQIGQLSVERDWLKKNLHCLDLKVRCNMIEPNHNKLTIIQQCKLLGISRSSYYYQPTGISEQELKIMAIIDETYTMHPYYGMRRMAKYLQAQGFSVGRKAVRRYYQIMGLEAVYPKMNLSKRNQAHKIYPYLLKDLEVTYSNQVWCSDITYIRLQQGFVYLVAIMDWHSRYILSWRVSISLESTFCVEALEEAIEQYGIPKIFNTDQGVQFTSEQFICILKKYNIQISMDGKGRVLDNVFIERFWRSLKQEKIYRIILTIVKEAKAAIKEYIDFYNHERMHQALGYRTPSLMYYKQKVA; translated from the coding sequence ATGAAAAAACAAGTAAGGCAATATAGTGTTGAGGAGAAATCAAAAATTGTCATAGAGACAATCAAGGGCGAGCTAACAATAGCCCAAATAACTAGTAAGTATGGCGTTCATGCAACACAGATAAGTAATTGGAAAAAACAGGGACTTGAATTATTAGTACAAGGCTTTAAGAGTAAAACACAGAGTGCTGATCCAAATCAGCAGGAGTTAATCAAGAATCTATATGAACAAATTGGACAGTTAAGTGTAGAGCGTGACTGGCTCAAAAAAAATCTGCATTGTTTGGACTTAAAGGTTAGGTGTAATATGATAGAGCCTAATCATAATAAGTTAACAATTATACAACAGTGTAAGTTGTTGGGTATTAGTAGGTCAAGCTATTACTATCAACCTACTGGTATTAGTGAACAAGAGCTTAAGATCATGGCAATAATTGATGAGACCTATACTATGCATCCATATTATGGTATGCGACGGATGGCTAAATATTTACAAGCCCAAGGTTTTTCGGTAGGTCGTAAAGCTGTTAGACGTTACTACCAAATAATGGGTCTTGAAGCTGTTTATCCTAAAATGAATTTGAGTAAAAGAAATCAGGCACATAAAATATATCCTTATTTACTAAAAGATTTAGAGGTAACATACTCAAATCAAGTATGGTGTTCAGATATCACTTACATAAGGTTGCAACAAGGATTTGTTTATTTGGTAGCCATTATGGATTGGCACAGTCGTTATATACTTAGCTGGCGGGTATCTATTAGTTTAGAAAGTACTTTTTGTGTAGAGGCTCTTGAGGAAGCTATAGAACAATATGGTATACCAAAGATTTTTAACACAGACCAAGGAGTGCAATTTACGTCTGAGCAATTTATCTGTATTTTAAAAAAATATAATATTCAAATAAGTATGGATGGCAAAGGTAGAGTTTTGGACAACGTGTTTATAGAGCGATTTTGGCGTTCGTTGAAACAGGAAAAAATTTATCGAATAATTTTAACAATTGTAAAGGAGGCAAAAGCAGCTATTAAGGAATATATCGATTTTTATAACCACGAAAGAATGCACCAAGCATTGGGGTATAGGACTCCTAGCTTGATGTACTATAAACAAAAAGTTGCATAA
- a CDS encoding IS481 family transposase: MGQILHGCAKTTEAIRFAIQNSQESLKTLARKYSINPKTVAKWKKRTTLQDTCMGPKEPSSTVLTSEEEAMCIAFRKHTLLSLDDCLYALQVSIPKLTRSSLHRLLQRHNVSRLPEVKGNNKTKKKFKLYPIGYFHIDIAEVKTEEGKLYLFVAIDRTSKFVYVELLPRCTKTETAQFLRNLIKAIPYKIHTILTDNGIQFTNRTVDKHAWMHIFDRICYEYNIEHRLTKVNHPWTNGQVERMNRTIKEATVKRFYYDNHQQLKQHLYDFINAYNFAKRLKALKGLTPYEFIIKTWTSDPNKFIINPNLHSLGLNT, encoded by the coding sequence ATGGGACAAATATTACACGGCTGTGCCAAAACGACAGAGGCAATACGTTTCGCAATCCAAAATAGTCAAGAGAGCTTAAAGACTTTAGCAAGAAAATATTCTATTAATCCTAAAACAGTTGCTAAGTGGAAGAAACGAACTACATTACAAGATACTTGTATGGGTCCCAAAGAACCATCTTCTACAGTATTAACTTCTGAAGAAGAAGCTATGTGTATAGCATTTCGTAAACACACTTTATTATCTTTAGATGATTGCTTATATGCTTTACAAGTTAGTATTCCCAAGCTTACTAGATCTTCTTTACATAGACTTCTTCAACGCCATAATGTTAGTAGGTTACCGGAAGTAAAAGGAAATAACAAAACCAAGAAGAAGTTTAAACTTTATCCAATTGGTTATTTCCATATAGATATTGCTGAAGTCAAAACAGAAGAAGGTAAACTCTATCTATTTGTTGCTATTGATCGCACTTCAAAGTTTGTGTATGTAGAACTTTTACCAAGATGTACCAAGACAGAAACAGCACAATTTCTTCGTAATTTAATTAAAGCTATACCTTATAAAATTCATACTATTTTGACAGATAATGGTATTCAATTTACTAACAGAACAGTAGATAAGCATGCTTGGATGCATATTTTTGATCGTATTTGCTATGAATACAATATTGAACACAGGCTAACAAAAGTTAATCATCCATGGACTAATGGACAGGTAGAACGTATGAATCGTACTATTAAAGAGGCAACTGTTAAACGTTTTTATTATGACAATCATCAGCAACTTAAACAACATTTATATGATTTTATCAATGCCTACAATTTCGCAAAAAGACTTAAAGCTCTTAAAGGTTTAACTCCTTATGAATTTATCATAAAAACATGGACATCTGATCCAAATAAATTTATTATTAACCCTAACCTCCACTCCCTGGGACTAAACACCTAG
- a CDS encoding AsmA-like C-terminal region-containing protein has product MIKKIIISAIIAISLLICSILVTVNFVNYDSVSSSFINELKISPQNLKNIKITKFPVPYLTIDHIKEDGRLELENIEIHFAPWSLLILRPKISAVTIYNATIYSDEQDFDIINHDRIVSSFITNGIININFDVKNLTILNKNKQPIITLNNCSLFKNNPISNITSFKGDGGYVGKLSGFFERKGNQINLDLTIANNDYNFHLLETYIDSKLINGKAEYLIQHLADILHILVPDLDSLFRKFNPNEKINIKFDILPTPQLLKLENITIESNSLAGNGSIYLNKSDDVTSTIKLYFPKINAKSLITSSNNIKQFSNSVFGLRFLFDNKSIITDILVDQIILNNDEVLNNTKILLNLDKGVLVVNDFSGMIKSGGRFQLIGNVTQNSVRSIFDGTIHLQHNDLNSILNTLGYEQAVSTKPTAFILSSDLKLTLIDVYLQNLMLKTENTKVTGNITARFIGSMPHFIAVLDFSSIDLNKEDYPIISPIVKFAKSLSENMKGESYLAKYIPIRTVDYLGNFDIMINDLLIGNNSFGKAYILANVSPGNIEISNFDIRTSSDYLNLSANLLASNIKPQLKVTINDGSLNVNFLTPESLLNLRNKLLNEFDLEKIELKLDCMLSTIIQGALVLQNLKLGLANNNALFKINNFEVNLLLGKLKAEGNILLDPYTINFVYALNSIDLAQLSNILPKGLLNNYGGMSINGTLTTNGDNLKKLLYELNIQSDFVVKNAKISNFSIDSFIEKVNNKDYNLNYLKEDVTQAMYQGQTELDSVRGNIQLKNGIVTVKDIIFNTKYTSGAASLAVNIYNWDMALSSILSFYIADLKPNQSDSNNKNTPINLKIKTSGTMFEPIKTLDENELTKALEANKKNSTVTKQ; this is encoded by the coding sequence ATGATAAAAAAAATAATTATATCTGCTATCATTGCTATTTCATTGTTAATATGCTCTATATTAGTTACTGTAAACTTTGTTAATTATGATTCTGTCAGTAGTAGTTTTATCAATGAATTAAAAATTTCTCCTCAAAATCTAAAGAACATAAAAATAACTAAATTTCCTGTACCTTATTTGACTATTGATCACATAAAAGAAGACGGGAGATTAGAATTAGAAAATATAGAAATTCATTTTGCTCCATGGTCACTATTAATTCTCAGACCAAAAATTAGCGCTGTAACCATATATAATGCCACAATATATTCAGATGAACAAGATTTTGACATTATAAACCATGATAGGATAGTTAGTTCATTCATAACCAATGGTATAATCAATATAAATTTTGATGTTAAAAACCTTACTATTCTCAATAAAAACAAACAACCTATTATCACTTTAAATAACTGTTCTTTATTTAAAAATAACCCTATTTCTAATATTACCTCATTTAAAGGAGATGGGGGGTATGTGGGAAAATTGTCAGGATTCTTTGAAAGAAAGGGTAACCAAATAAATTTAGACCTTACTATCGCTAATAATGACTATAATTTTCACCTGTTAGAAACTTATATAGACTCTAAACTGATAAATGGCAAAGCAGAATATCTAATACAACATTTAGCGGATATATTACATATTCTAGTGCCAGATTTAGATTCTTTATTTAGAAAATTTAATCCGAATGAAAAGATAAATATCAAATTTGATATTTTGCCTACTCCACAATTACTTAAGTTAGAGAATATAACTATAGAGTCTAATTCGTTGGCAGGTAACGGTTCAATATATTTAAATAAAAGTGACGATGTTACTAGTACAATAAAATTATATTTTCCTAAGATAAATGCAAAATCACTGATTACCTCATCCAATAATATTAAACAATTTAGCAATTCAGTCTTTGGGTTAAGATTTCTTTTTGATAATAAATCAATCATAACCGATATTTTAGTTGATCAAATAATATTAAATAACGATGAGGTATTAAATAATACCAAAATTTTGCTTAATTTAGACAAAGGGGTATTAGTGGTTAATGATTTTTCTGGTATGATAAAATCTGGAGGCCGTTTTCAATTGATAGGCAATGTAACGCAAAATTCAGTACGAAGTATATTTGATGGCACAATCCACTTGCAGCATAATGACCTTAATTCTATCTTGAATACTTTAGGTTATGAACAGGCAGTTAGTACAAAGCCTACAGCTTTTATTTTATCTTCAGATTTAAAACTAACCTTAATAGATGTATATTTACAAAATCTTATGCTAAAAACTGAAAATACTAAAGTTACAGGCAATATTACGGCTAGATTCATTGGTTCTATGCCGCATTTTATAGCTGTTCTTGACTTTTCCTCGATAGATCTAAATAAGGAAGATTATCCGATAATCTCACCAATAGTAAAATTTGCTAAAAGCTTATCAGAAAATATGAAAGGTGAATCATACTTAGCTAAATATATCCCCATTAGGACAGTTGATTATTTAGGTAATTTTGACATCATGATCAATGATTTACTTATTGGAAATAATTCATTTGGTAAAGCGTATATATTAGCAAATGTTTCACCAGGTAATATTGAGATTAGTAATTTTGATATAAGAACCAGTAGTGATTACCTCAATCTTAGTGCTAATTTGTTAGCAAGTAACATTAAACCACAATTAAAAGTTACAATAAATGATGGCTCTCTTAATGTTAATTTTTTAACTCCTGAATCTTTACTTAATCTACGAAATAAATTATTGAATGAATTTGATTTAGAAAAAATAGAATTAAAATTAGATTGCATGTTATCAACAATAATACAAGGTGCTCTAGTGTTGCAAAATTTAAAACTTGGTCTAGCAAATAATAATGCTTTATTTAAGATCAATAACTTTGAAGTAAATCTACTTTTGGGTAAATTAAAAGCAGAAGGTAATATTTTATTAGATCCATATACTATTAACTTTGTTTATGCACTGAATTCTATTGATTTAGCTCAATTATCTAATATTTTGCCGAAAGGATTATTAAACAATTATGGGGGAATGAGTATCAATGGAACACTCACCACTAATGGTGATAATTTGAAAAAATTATTATATGAGCTTAACATTCAATCAGATTTTGTAGTAAAAAATGCTAAGATCAGTAATTTCTCCATTGATTCATTTATAGAGAAAGTTAATAATAAAGACTATAACCTAAATTATTTAAAAGAGGATGTAACCCAAGCTATGTATCAAGGGCAAACCGAGTTGGATAGTGTTCGTGGTAACATTCAGTTAAAAAATGGAATAGTTACAGTAAAAGACATAATATTTAACACGAAATATACTAGTGGGGCTGCATCATTAGCTGTAAATATATATAATTGGGACATGGCATTATCTTCAATATTATCTTTCTATATAGCAGACTTAAAACCTAATCAGAGCGACTCTAATAATAAAAATACTCCTATAAATCTTAAAATAAAAACATCAGGTACCATGTTTGAGCCTATAAAAACATTAGATGAAAATGAATTAACAAAGGCTTTAGAGGCAAACAAAAAGAATTCCACAGTTACAAAACAGTAA
- a CDS encoding transposase, which translates to MSKIIGLDVSKKWLDICLYESNNKPIYNRFSNDKLGHEELIKLTKEQEIKLIVCEPTGGYEADICQKLYNNKQQVHKVNTYSFNSFSKSVNLCKTDKKDAFKLAYYGDKMQLSANYLYQVESDTLKRYQQRREDLVLMLSNEKKRLHHSIDGIDKKSIEKLIKFLQNEIAELDKKLSEVIDESEELKEKVKILESVPGIGKCVAKKLISFLPELGNKNYSSNELSAIVGIAPYARDSGNKQGRRFIRGGRKIPRYALYMAVLAGKNGVKNGFQYLKALYDRLVNNFKPKKVAIVACMRKLLEVCHKLIQQKRCFVI; encoded by the coding sequence ATGAGTAAAATAATAGGTCTAGATGTAAGTAAAAAATGGTTAGATATATGTTTATATGAGTCTAACAATAAACCGATATATAATCGTTTTTCCAACGATAAGTTAGGGCATGAAGAACTGATAAAATTAACAAAAGAACAAGAAATTAAGCTAATAGTATGTGAACCTACTGGAGGTTATGAAGCGGATATTTGCCAAAAATTGTATAATAATAAACAACAGGTACATAAAGTCAATACATATAGCTTTAATTCATTTAGTAAATCGGTGAATTTGTGTAAAACTGATAAGAAGGACGCATTTAAATTAGCATATTATGGCGATAAGATGCAGCTTTCAGCTAATTATTTATATCAAGTTGAATCCGATACTTTGAAGAGATATCAGCAAAGGCGAGAAGATTTAGTATTAATGCTTAGCAATGAAAAGAAGAGGCTACATCATAGTATTGATGGTATTGATAAAAAGAGTATAGAAAAGCTCATTAAATTTTTACAGAATGAAATAGCTGAGCTTGATAAAAAATTAAGTGAAGTAATAGATGAGTCAGAAGAGTTGAAAGAGAAGGTAAAAATATTAGAGAGTGTGCCTGGTATTGGTAAATGCGTAGCTAAAAAACTAATTAGTTTTTTACCTGAATTAGGGAATAAAAATTATAGTAGTAATGAATTGTCAGCAATTGTAGGGATAGCTCCTTATGCCCGTGATAGTGGTAATAAGCAAGGACGAAGATTTATTAGAGGTGGCAGAAAAATACCACGATATGCTTTATATATGGCGGTATTGGCTGGTAAAAACGGTGTCAAAAATGGTTTTCAATATTTGAAAGCTTTATATGATAGGCTTGTTAACAATTTTAAACCTAAAAAGGTTGCTATAGTTGCATGCATGCGTAAACTACTTGAAGTATGCCATAAACTTATTCAACAAAAACGTTGTTTTGTTATTTAG
- a CDS encoding reverse transcriptase domain-containing protein, which produces MITTDYQVITETKLKRIAWLSSLDKSKRFNNLMHLFSENALAVCYHELDVKKATGVDGVNKTNYGLKLTENIGKLSDKLKRMAYIPGNIREVKIPKEGSNGKTRTLGISNFEDKICQKMMHKVLESIYEPIFLECSYGFRTGIGCHDAIRGLTQHLYSNEVESVIDLDLANFFGTIDRRILIEMLQEKIHDKKLIRYIIRMFKAGILSEGELIVQEEGTIQGNIASPILANIFAHYVLDEWFEEVVKQHCRGTVALFRYCDDGVICCRYEEDAKRIKIALAKRLEKYKLKLNEEKTKMVRFSKRKFSQNERQEAFDFLGFTFYFGKSRKGKIIPKVKSCSKRISAKLKKVNDWCKDIRNKHKLHVIWRSFCSKLRGHIQYYGVTFNIKAVNGFIRQSVKTLFKWLNRRSQRESFSWEKFCLFIECNPLPKVRIYHSLMQGSM; this is translated from the coding sequence ATGATAACAACAGATTATCAAGTAATAACAGAAACAAAACTAAAGAGAATAGCATGGTTATCTTCATTGGATAAAAGTAAGAGATTTAACAACCTCATGCATTTGTTTAGTGAGAACGCACTTGCTGTCTGCTATCATGAGCTGGATGTTAAGAAAGCAACTGGAGTAGATGGAGTAAACAAAACTAATTATGGCTTAAAACTTACAGAAAATATTGGAAAATTGTCTGATAAACTAAAGAGGATGGCTTACATACCGGGCAATATTCGAGAGGTAAAAATACCGAAAGAAGGAAGCAATGGCAAGACTAGAACTTTAGGTATCAGCAACTTTGAAGATAAAATATGTCAGAAGATGATGCACAAAGTGCTTGAAAGTATATATGAGCCAATATTCTTGGAATGTTCCTATGGTTTCAGAACGGGAATAGGGTGTCATGATGCAATAAGAGGATTAACGCAACATCTTTATAGCAATGAGGTAGAGAGCGTAATAGACCTAGATTTGGCTAACTTCTTTGGTACTATTGATAGAAGGATATTGATAGAAATGCTGCAAGAGAAAATTCATGACAAGAAGCTAATAAGATATATAATCCGCATGTTTAAAGCTGGAATATTGTCTGAAGGAGAACTGATTGTTCAAGAAGAAGGGACGATTCAAGGAAACATTGCTAGTCCCATCCTTGCAAATATTTTTGCTCACTATGTTTTAGATGAATGGTTTGAAGAAGTGGTAAAGCAACATTGCAGAGGAACAGTAGCATTATTTCGCTACTGTGATGATGGTGTAATATGTTGTAGATACGAGGAGGACGCCAAGAGAATAAAAATAGCTTTAGCAAAACGACTTGAGAAGTACAAACTTAAACTCAACGAAGAAAAGACCAAAATGGTTAGATTTTCAAAGAGAAAATTTTCTCAGAACGAAAGGCAAGAGGCTTTTGATTTTTTGGGTTTCACCTTTTATTTTGGTAAGTCTAGGAAAGGTAAAATAATACCTAAGGTAAAGAGTTGTAGTAAACGAATAAGTGCCAAACTGAAGAAGGTCAATGACTGGTGTAAGGACATTAGAAACAAGCATAAACTGCATGTCATATGGAGAAGTTTTTGTAGCAAGTTGAGAGGGCATATACAGTATTATGGTGTGACTTTTAATATTAAAGCAGTGAATGGCTTCATAAGGCAATCAGTGAAGACATTGTTTAAGTGGTTAAATCGTCGCAGCCAAAGAGAATCATTCAGTTGGGAGAAGTTTTGTCTGTTTATCGAATGCAATCCATTACCAAAGGTAAGAATATACCACTCCTTAATGCAAGGCAGTATGTGA
- the ppdK gene encoding pyruvate, phosphate dikinase has translation MNKWIYYFGTKGGDGNAQMKDVLGSKGAGLAEMSNLNLPIPDGFTITTELCNYFYKNNYSLPENFNNDLVIAIKNLENSTGKVFGDHKNPLLLSVRSGSRASMPGMMDTILNLGYNDQVCDALSNITGNEIFALDSYRRFLEMYGSMALSISNGLFKNAFEMHKVKCNFYQEKEITGDFLRVIVEEFKKIISNHCDQSFSDPYRQLEQSIKAVLKSWAGDRAVTYRKLHNIPDDWGTAINIQSMVFGNQGSNSATGVVFSRCPATGENKLFGEYLVNAQGEDVVSGTRTPSPIMSNEHDIDSSMQMVMPQIFEQLQGICKKLELHYLDVQDIEFTVQNGALYILQTRSAKRTALASIKIATDMVQEGLISKQQAIMRIDPESLTQLLHTAIDYSNSLNHISKGLPASPGAATGMVVFSPYDAEKMSHHHKVILVRHDTSPEDISGMYVSSGILTARGGMTSHAAVVARGLGKPCVCGANDVVIDEKKQLFKIGNTIINYGDLITIDGGTGKIFLGEVPLIQPTFTKEFQTILDWADEFATLQVRANAETVLDAGVSIKFGANGIGLCRTEHMFFDHDKIPLVREMIIAPDIERRKQAISKLLPLQIQDFKALFKIIQGKAINIRLLDPPLHEFLPTTEDDKRNLANVMNLPLAVVEQRLHALYEVNPMLGHRGCRLGISYPEIYQMQITAILTAIRELQVDENINTILELMIPLISDVNELKILKTHIQDVIAHMEDINKCKFDFTLGTMIELPRAALKAGEIAEEVDYFSFGTNDLTQTTYGISRDDVASFFPDYLEKKIFAFDPFSKLDEEGVGELIEIAIKRGLKNNPTLKLGACGEHAGNPYSIEFFHKVGLHYVSCSPYRIPIARVAAAQATIKADGYS, from the coding sequence ATGAACAAATGGATCTATTATTTTGGTACTAAAGGTGGGGATGGTAATGCCCAAATGAAAGACGTACTTGGCAGTAAAGGAGCTGGTCTTGCCGAGATGTCTAACTTAAATTTACCTATTCCAGATGGTTTTACTATTACTACGGAACTTTGTAATTATTTCTACAAAAATAATTACAGTTTGCCTGAGAATTTTAATAATGATTTAGTGATAGCTATTAAAAATTTGGAGAATTCTACAGGTAAGGTCTTTGGGGATCATAAGAATCCATTATTATTATCTGTCCGTTCAGGTTCAAGAGCTTCTATGCCTGGTATGATGGATACTATACTTAATCTTGGATATAATGATCAAGTTTGCGATGCACTGTCAAATATTACTGGAAATGAAATTTTTGCTCTTGACAGCTATCGGCGATTCTTAGAAATGTATGGATCAATGGCATTATCAATTTCAAATGGTTTATTTAAAAATGCATTTGAAATGCATAAGGTCAAATGTAATTTCTATCAAGAAAAAGAAATTACAGGAGATTTCTTAAGAGTCATAGTTGAAGAATTTAAAAAGATAATTTCTAATCATTGTGATCAATCATTTTCTGACCCATATAGACAACTAGAACAATCAATAAAAGCTGTATTAAAATCTTGGGCAGGTGATAGAGCGGTAACTTATAGAAAGTTACATAATATACCCGATGATTGGGGTACAGCGATTAATATACAGTCAATGGTTTTTGGTAATCAAGGAAGTAATTCTGCTACAGGCGTAGTATTTTCGCGTTGTCCTGCAACCGGTGAAAACAAGCTTTTTGGTGAGTATCTAGTAAATGCTCAAGGTGAGGATGTTGTATCAGGGACAAGAACCCCAAGCCCTATTATGTCAAATGAGCATGATATAGATTCCTCAATGCAAATGGTTATGCCCCAAATATTTGAGCAATTACAAGGAATATGCAAGAAGTTAGAGTTGCATTATTTGGATGTGCAAGATATTGAATTCACCGTACAAAACGGTGCTTTGTATATTTTACAAACACGCAGTGCTAAAAGAACAGCTTTAGCCAGCATTAAAATTGCCACTGATATGGTACAAGAAGGGCTGATTTCTAAACAACAAGCAATAATGCGTATAGATCCGGAATCGTTAACTCAGCTTTTGCATACGGCTATTGATTATAGTAATAGTTTAAACCATATCTCTAAAGGGTTGCCAGCATCTCCAGGGGCCGCTACTGGTATGGTAGTTTTTTCTCCTTATGATGCCGAGAAAATGTCGCATCATCATAAAGTAATTTTGGTACGCCATGATACTAGTCCTGAAGATATAAGTGGTATGTATGTTTCATCTGGTATTCTGACAGCCAGAGGTGGGATGACTTCACATGCTGCGGTAGTTGCTAGAGGGCTAGGAAAACCATGTGTTTGTGGGGCAAATGATGTGGTAATAGATGAAAAAAAACAGCTATTTAAAATAGGTAACACTATCATCAATTATGGTGACTTAATAACTATAGATGGTGGAACGGGAAAAATTTTCTTGGGAGAAGTGCCATTGATTCAGCCTACTTTTACTAAGGAGTTTCAAACAATTCTAGATTGGGCAGATGAGTTTGCTACTCTACAAGTTAGGGCTAATGCGGAAACTGTTTTAGATGCGGGTGTTTCCATAAAATTTGGAGCAAATGGGATAGGGTTATGTAGAACAGAACATATGTTTTTTGATCATGATAAAATTCCGTTAGTACGAGAAATGATCATTGCTCCCGATATAGAGAGAAGGAAACAGGCGATAAGTAAATTATTACCCTTGCAAATTCAAGATTTTAAAGCATTATTTAAAATTATACAGGGTAAAGCTATAAATATTAGATTGCTTGATCCACCTCTACATGAATTTCTACCAACAACAGAGGACGATAAAAGAAACTTAGCAAATGTGATGAATCTACCATTAGCTGTTGTTGAACAACGTTTGCACGCACTATATGAAGTGAATCCGATGCTTGGACATAGAGGATGTCGCCTCGGTATTTCTTATCCTGAAATTTATCAAATGCAAATAACGGCGATTCTTACCGCTATCAGAGAATTACAAGTTGACGAAAATATAAATACTATTTTGGAGTTAATGATTCCTTTAATTAGTGATGTTAATGAACTAAAAATATTAAAGACCCATATACAAGATGTTATTGCTCACATGGAAGATATTAACAAATGCAAGTTTGATTTCACTCTTGGTACTATGATCGAACTACCAAGAGCTGCTTTAAAAGCTGGAGAAATTGCTGAGGAGGTAGATTATTTTAGCTTTGGTACCAATGATTTAACGCAAACAACTTATGGTATTTCCCGAGATGATGTAGCATCATTTTTCCCGGATTATTTAGAAAAAAAAATCTTTGCATTTGATCCTTTTAGTAAATTGGATGAGGAAGGGGTCGGGGAGTTAATAGAAATTGCTATAAAACGTGGATTAAAAAACAATCCTACATTAAAACTTGGTGCATGTGGGGAGCATGCAGGCAATCCCTACTCTATAGAGTTTTTTCATAAAGTTGGTTTGCATTATGTATCATGTTCACCATACCGCATCCCTATAGCAAGGGTTGCTGCCGCTCAGGCGACAATAAAAGCGGATGGTTATAGCTAA
- a CDS encoding recombinase family protein, translated as MTDKATKSIILVRVSTREQEEGYSIEAQKYRLVEYCQRKNLEVIETFEIIESSSRGERKQFKEMIKFAKSHRETIAIVADKVDRVQRRISEISLLEEPIKAGKIELHFRTEGYIIDKDSQSHAKLMWGMNVLMAQSYVDSLSDNVKRSLDHKLRKGQWIGPAPLGYLNSRDASGNSIIILDQSRAFIIKKLFEEYASGIYTLRSMVNMAKELGLRSKKNCHLNKTVIHRLIQQPFYYGEMRVKGEMWSHGYQAIITKETFMACKDVRLGWKKKPFKYGGKDFLFRGLITCAVTGKMVTSEIHSKTYPNGKVDEWTYLATWDPQNLDKKIYIREDEVLKQIEDVFKRIGIRRPRNAKRDSSLFKKHK; from the coding sequence ATGACAGACAAAGCAACAAAATCAATAATTTTAGTTCGTGTTTCAACAAGGGAACAAGAAGAAGGGTATTCAATTGAAGCTCAAAAATATAGATTAGTAGAATATTGCCAACGTAAAAATCTTGAAGTTATCGAAACTTTTGAAATTATCGAATCTTCAAGCAGAGGGGAGCGTAAGCAATTTAAAGAGATGATCAAATTTGCTAAAAGCCATAGAGAAACAATTGCTATAGTTGCTGATAAAGTAGATCGAGTACAAAGAAGAATTTCAGAAATTTCATTACTAGAAGAACCAATAAAAGCCGGTAAGATAGAATTACATTTTAGAACAGAAGGTTACATAATAGATAAAGATTCTCAGTCTCATGCAAAGCTAATGTGGGGGATGAACGTATTAATGGCACAATCTTACGTTGATAGTTTAAGTGATAACGTTAAAAGGAGTCTAGATCATAAATTACGTAAAGGACAATGGATAGGTCCAGCCCCCCTTGGTTATCTAAATAGCAGGGACGCAAGTGGCAATAGCATAATAATTCTTGATCAGTCTAGAGCTTTTATTATCAAAAAACTATTTGAAGAATATGCGAGCGGGATATATACTCTTAGGTCTATGGTAAACATGGCTAAAGAATTAGGCTTAAGAAGTAAAAAGAATTGTCACCTAAATAAAACTGTTATACATCGTTTAATACAACAACCATTTTATTACGGTGAGATGAGAGTAAAAGGAGAGATGTGGTCACATGGTTATCAGGCAATTATAACAAAAGAGACTTTTATGGCATGTAAAGATGTACGTTTAGGGTGGAAGAAGAAGCCTTTTAAATATGGTGGTAAGGATTTTCTCTTTAGAGGATTAATCACCTGTGCGGTAACTGGCAAAATGGTAACATCTGAAATTCATAGTAAAACATATCCAAACGGTAAAGTGGATGAATGGACATATTTAGCTACTTGGGATCCACAGAATTTAGACAAGAAAATATATATAAGGGAAGATGAGGTTTTAAAGCAAATAGAAGATGTTTTTAAAAGAATAGGTATAAGAAGACCCCGAAATGCTAAAAGAGACTCTAGCCTATTTAAAAAACACAAATGA